A genome region from Blautia coccoides includes the following:
- the asnS gene encoding asparagine--tRNA ligase, whose amino-acid sequence MQLTTVKEIYRDKEQYLDKQVTVGGWVRSVRDSKTFGFIVLHDGSFFETLQVVYHDSMDNFQDISKLNVGAAIVVKGTLVATPQAKQPFEIQAEEITVEGDSAADYPLQKKRHSMEYLRTISHLRPRTNTFQAVFRVRSMIAFAIHQFFQERGFVYVHTPLITGSDCEGAGEMFRVTTLDMENLPRTPEGKVDYSKDFFKKETSLTVSGQLNGETFAQAFRNIYTFGPTFRAENSNTTRHAAEFWMIEPEMAFADLDDNMALAESMLKYIIQYVLENAPEEMAFFNSFVDKGLLDRLKHVLNSEFGHVTYTEAVEILEKVNDKFEYKVFWGCDLQTEHERYLTEQVYKRPVFVTDYPKEIKAFYMKQNDDNKTVAAMDCLVPGIGEIIGGSQREDSYDKLKARMAELDLNEEDYDFYLDLRKYGSTRHSGFGLGFERCVMYLTGMQNIRDVLPFPRTVNNCEL is encoded by the coding sequence ATGCAGCTTACAACAGTAAAAGAAATTTACAGGGACAAGGAGCAGTACCTGGACAAACAGGTGACTGTAGGCGGATGGGTAAGAAGTGTCCGTGATTCCAAGACATTCGGCTTCATTGTACTCCACGACGGAAGCTTTTTTGAGACACTTCAGGTGGTTTACCATGACAGTATGGATAATTTCCAGGATATTAGCAAATTAAATGTAGGCGCAGCCATTGTTGTAAAAGGTACTCTGGTTGCAACACCCCAGGCAAAGCAGCCTTTTGAGATTCAGGCAGAAGAGATCACTGTGGAAGGGGATTCCGCGGCAGATTACCCGCTGCAGAAAAAACGCCACTCCATGGAATATCTGCGCACCATTTCCCACCTTCGCCCCAGGACCAATACCTTCCAGGCAGTGTTCCGTGTGCGTTCCATGATCGCCTTTGCCATTCATCAGTTTTTCCAGGAGAGAGGATTTGTCTACGTACACACTCCATTGATCACAGGCAGTGACTGTGAGGGTGCAGGTGAAATGTTCCGTGTTACAACGCTAGATATGGAGAACCTCCCCAGAACACCGGAGGGAAAAGTGGACTACAGCAAGGACTTCTTCAAGAAAGAGACCAGCCTGACCGTGAGCGGACAGCTCAATGGTGAGACCTTTGCCCAGGCATTCCGCAATATTTATACCTTCGGACCTACTTTCCGTGCAGAAAATTCCAACACCACACGCCATGCCGCTGAATTCTGGATGATCGAACCGGAGATGGCATTTGCAGACCTGGATGACAATATGGCTCTGGCTGAATCCATGCTGAAATATATTATCCAGTATGTGCTGGAGAATGCACCTGAGGAGATGGCCTTCTTCAATTCTTTTGTTGATAAGGGGCTTTTGGATCGTCTGAAACATGTGCTGAATTCTGAATTCGGACATGTCACTTATACAGAGGCTGTTGAGATCCTGGAGAAAGTCAACGACAAGTTTGAGTACAAGGTGTTCTGGGGCTGTGATCTGCAGACAGAACATGAGCGTTACCTGACTGAGCAGGTGTACAAACGCCCTGTATTTGTCACAGACTATCCAAAAGAGATCAAAGCCTTCTATATGAAACAAAACGATGACAACAAGACAGTAGCAGCTATGGACTGTCTGGTTCCCGGAATCGGTGAGATCATCGGCGGAAGTCAGAGGGAAGATTCCTATGACAAGCTGAAAGCCCGTATGGCAGAGTTGGATCTGAATGAGGAGGACTATGATTTCTATCTGGATCTGCGCAAGTACGGTTCCACCCGCCATTCAGGGTTCGGTCTGGGATTCGAGCGCTGCGTCATGTACCTGACAGGTATGCAGAACATTCGCGACGTACTTCCGTTCCCGAGAACTGTAAATAACTGCGAATTATAA
- a CDS encoding ATP-binding protein, producing MVIRELILKNFGKFQNRSVRLDEGINIIYGENESGKSTLHAFIQCILFGLKKMRGRASRTDTYTRYTPWDNPSWYEGTIRFSCGEKDFRLERDFRRGEEGTKLVCESDGELLSVADGDLEMLLGGISEAVYENTVSIGQMKSRTGDALLLELRNYLSSYQESGDGKLNVDKALLLLKEKKKEWLNRMQLRIQQQEAEEKKIKFEIAYLEQETEELEQKLLEEKKREKERLEEQKQEERKQEERKREETQREKVRRSARDRRKAGEKLNWRKVIPAVLLVDFTVWVILFCTAGWKTACISAACILTAAVLSMVYVYTKTVSKRSGTEEETEDTGRADQDHTSGNIGEKNVMGASIRLLTAQIQEKRTRMSNLQEELSELQMRGSSEHGEMEEIRSIELAAETIESLSVSAQESVGEALKNRISEIFCTMTRGKYKKVSIDEELKIDLFTETRHVPLFMASQGTIEQVYLALRIAVGDIFCGDEPMPLLLDEVFAMYDEERMTETLRWLYKEKEQIIIFTCNRREAEALKRAGIPYNMVYLQP from the coding sequence ATGGTGATTCGGGAACTAATATTAAAAAATTTTGGGAAATTTCAGAACCGTTCTGTCCGGCTGGATGAGGGGATCAATATTATATACGGGGAAAATGAAAGCGGAAAGAGCACGCTCCATGCTTTCATTCAGTGCATATTATTCGGTCTGAAAAAGATGAGGGGACGGGCATCCAGGACGGATACCTATACCCGATATACCCCTTGGGACAATCCTTCCTGGTATGAGGGTACAATACGCTTTTCCTGCGGGGAAAAAGATTTCAGGCTGGAGAGAGATTTCAGAAGAGGGGAAGAAGGGACAAAGCTGGTCTGTGAAAGTGACGGGGAGCTATTGTCTGTAGCGGACGGCGATTTGGAGATGCTGCTGGGGGGAATAAGCGAGGCAGTGTATGAAAATACAGTGTCCATAGGACAGATGAAGAGCCGTACCGGGGATGCCCTGCTTTTGGAGCTGAGGAATTATCTGAGCAGCTATCAGGAGAGCGGAGACGGAAAGCTGAATGTGGACAAGGCACTTTTGCTTCTGAAGGAAAAAAAGAAAGAATGGCTGAACCGCATGCAGTTGAGGATACAGCAGCAGGAAGCGGAGGAGAAGAAGATAAAGTTTGAAATTGCCTATCTTGAGCAGGAGACAGAAGAGCTGGAACAGAAGCTTTTAGAGGAGAAAAAGAGGGAAAAGGAAAGACTGGAAGAACAGAAACAGGAGGAACGGAAACAGGAAGAACGGAAACGGGAAGAAACCCAGCGGGAAAAAGTTAGAAGGTCTGCCCGGGACAGAAGAAAAGCCGGGGAAAAGCTGAACTGGCGAAAGGTGATCCCGGCTGTCCTTCTGGTGGATTTTACTGTATGGGTAATTCTCTTCTGTACAGCCGGATGGAAAACCGCCTGCATATCTGCCGCATGCATACTCACAGCAGCCGTTTTATCCATGGTATACGTATACACAAAAACTGTGTCAAAGAGATCAGGGACGGAAGAGGAGACAGAGGATACCGGACGGGCTGACCAGGATCATACTTCCGGCAATATCGGGGAAAAAAATGTGATGGGTGCCAGTATCCGTCTGCTCACAGCCCAGATTCAGGAAAAAAGGACCAGGATGTCCAATCTGCAGGAGGAGCTTTCAGAGCTGCAGATGCGGGGAAGTTCGGAGCATGGAGAGATGGAGGAGATACGCAGTATAGAGCTTGCGGCAGAGACCATAGAGAGCCTGTCTGTATCGGCACAGGAATCTGTGGGAGAAGCATTAAAGAACCGTATCTCAGAGATTTTCTGTACCATGACAAGGGGAAAATACAAGAAAGTTTCGATAGATGAAGAACTGAAGATCGATCTGTTCACAGAAACGCGCCATGTGCCGCTTTTCATGGCAAGCCAGGGAACTATAGAACAGGTATATCTGGCGCTGCGCATTGCGGTGGGAGATATCTTCTGCGGCGATGAGCCTATGCCGCTGCTTTTGGATGAGGTCTTTGCCATGTATGATGAAGAGCGCATGACAGAGACTCTTCGGTGGCTGTACAAAGAGAAGGAGCAGATCATTATTTTTACCTGTAACAGGAGGGAGGCCGAGGCTCTCAAGAGGGCAGGCATTCCTTATAACATGGTGTATCTGCAGCCGTAA
- a CDS encoding metallophosphoesterase family protein yields the protein MKFFHAADIHLGAEPDKGFPWSKERGQEIWDSFRRLIRQAGEEKAGLFLIAGDLFHRQPLMKELKEVNYLFSTIPDTKVVLIAGNHDYLKRESYYLRFPWAENVFCLWGDQEPCVEFPDLGTAVYGISYDRKEITDPLYHHIRPQRRQPLEILLAHGGDRTHIPFDRSVLEQAGFSYVALGHIHKPETLVKDKIAYAGALEPIDKNDLGPHGYIKGVWVNGAIRTEFIPAASRSYILLSVKVKESTTQFSLEQALARLMEEKGGKNLYRILIKGEHAMGIEFDTERIMKLGNVREVIDQSHTVYDKESLMRRYRGSLIETYVKRFSGEELSAREEKAFAYGIEALMASREE from the coding sequence ATGAAATTTTTTCATGCCGCTGACATACATCTGGGCGCAGAACCTGACAAGGGTTTTCCCTGGAGTAAAGAAAGAGGCCAGGAAATATGGGACAGTTTCCGAAGATTGATAAGACAGGCCGGCGAAGAAAAAGCCGGCCTGTTTCTGATTGCAGGGGATTTGTTTCACCGGCAGCCTCTGATGAAAGAATTGAAGGAAGTAAATTATCTGTTTTCTACCATACCGGATACAAAAGTTGTGCTCATAGCAGGCAACCATGACTATCTGAAACGGGAATCCTATTATCTGCGGTTTCCCTGGGCAGAGAATGTGTTCTGCCTGTGGGGAGATCAGGAACCCTGTGTGGAATTCCCGGATTTGGGTACAGCAGTTTACGGTATAAGCTATGACAGAAAAGAAATCACGGATCCCTTATATCACCACATCAGGCCCCAGAGGCGTCAGCCGTTGGAAATCCTGCTTGCACATGGGGGAGACAGAACACATATACCATTTGACAGATCCGTACTGGAGCAGGCCGGATTTTCTTATGTTGCCCTGGGACATATCCACAAACCGGAGACCCTGGTAAAAGATAAAATAGCCTATGCCGGGGCACTGGAGCCTATAGATAAAAATGATCTGGGGCCTCACGGTTATATAAAAGGCGTCTGGGTCAATGGGGCAATCAGGACGGAATTCATTCCGGCAGCCAGCCGCTCTTATATCCTGCTGTCCGTAAAGGTAAAGGAGAGTACCACACAGTTTTCTCTTGAACAGGCCCTTGCCAGGCTCATGGAGGAAAAGGGCGGGAAAAATCTGTACCGGATCCTTATAAAGGGCGAACACGCAATGGGGATAGAGTTTGATACAGAACGGATCATGAAGCTTGGAAATGTTCGTGAAGTGATCGATCAGAGTCATACAGTCTATGACAAGGAGTCTTTGATGCGCCGATACAGGGGCAGTCTCATAGAGACCTATGTAAAGCGGTTTAGCGGTGAAGAACTATCAGCCAGGGAAGAAAAGGCCTTTGCGTATGGCATAGAGGCTCTGATGGCTTCAAGGGAGGAATAA
- a CDS encoding ComEC/Rec2 family competence protein has translation MKKRKILVLAAVLAVLFLTAGCGETGQGKQENLKGNMVLSFINIGKGDAFLIQVPDGGYYMWDTGKEEDYPMVERLLDIKKVERLDGVFLSHGHKDHAGGLELIMEKYSVEKVYLSGKDDITYKKINPEQTASEYGAEVVKLQGDEVLSLGGATAQVWIPGNRDTENENNNSMVVRWSFKDTSFLMTGDMEKKEEKQFLQTFGDCGADVLKLGHHGEKDATSKALLEAVMPVYGIITGNEEENPDSVNKKIAKRLKKYGVKAYYSEGEQTAWDFIADGTSVKAVKVMDK, from the coding sequence ATGAAAAAGAGAAAAATCCTGGTTTTGGCCGCAGTTTTGGCAGTCCTGTTTCTCACTGCGGGCTGTGGGGAGACGGGACAGGGAAAGCAGGAAAATCTAAAGGGAAATATGGTGCTGTCCTTTATCAACATCGGCAAAGGGGACGCATTTTTGATCCAGGTACCGGACGGCGGATACTATATGTGGGATACGGGAAAAGAGGAAGATTATCCGATGGTGGAACGGCTCCTGGACATAAAGAAGGTGGAGCGTCTGGATGGGGTTTTCCTCTCTCATGGACATAAGGACCACGCAGGAGGGCTTGAGCTGATAATGGAAAAGTATTCTGTAGAAAAAGTTTATCTATCAGGAAAAGATGATATCACATATAAAAAAATAAACCCGGAACAGACAGCTTCAGAGTATGGGGCAGAGGTGGTAAAACTGCAGGGGGATGAAGTTCTCAGCCTTGGAGGAGCCACAGCACAGGTGTGGATCCCCGGAAACAGGGACACGGAAAATGAAAATAATAACTCTATGGTTGTCCGGTGGTCTTTTAAGGATACATCGTTTCTCATGACAGGAGACATGGAAAAGAAAGAGGAGAAACAGTTCTTGCAGACTTTTGGAGACTGCGGGGCAGATGTTCTGAAGCTGGGGCACCACGGGGAAAAGGATGCCACATCAAAAGCTCTTCTGGAGGCCGTCATGCCTGTCTATGGGATCATAACGGGGAATGAGGAAGAAAACCCGGATTCCGTGAACAAAAAGATTGCCAAGAGGTTGAAAAAATACGGGGTGAAAGCATACTATTCAGAAGGGGAACAGACTGCCTGGGATTTCATAGCCGACGGTACGTCGGTAAAGGCAGTAAAGGTCATGGATAAATAA
- a CDS encoding RNA polymerase sigma factor, producing MTDCKQLAYEAKQGNKEAFGELYQEVYQDLYHFALYVLKNPEDAQDAVAETVADAYAAIGKLRDCEAFKGWIFKILSNKCKRKLKEYTRKTEPLYEQEGSVQGDLDRDMQVREAFFSLSDEERFIVAMQVFGGYKSKEIGSILHKNHNTVRSRLDRALKKMEVILQ from the coding sequence ATGACAGACTGTAAGCAGCTGGCGTATGAGGCAAAGCAGGGGAATAAAGAAGCCTTCGGAGAGTTATATCAAGAGGTTTATCAGGATTTGTACCATTTTGCATTATATGTATTAAAGAATCCGGAGGATGCCCAGGACGCAGTGGCGGAGACAGTGGCAGATGCCTATGCGGCTATTGGGAAGCTGAGGGACTGTGAGGCCTTTAAAGGCTGGATCTTTAAGATCTTATCCAATAAGTGCAAAAGGAAGCTGAAGGAGTATACCAGGAAAACAGAGCCGTTGTACGAACAGGAGGGCAGTGTACAGGGAGACCTGGACCGGGATATGCAGGTACGGGAGGCATTTTTCTCTCTGAGTGATGAGGAGCGTTTCATTGTCGCTATGCAGGTTTTCGGAGGATATAAGAGTAAAGAGATCGGATCGATCTTACATAAAAATCATAATACGGTGCGCTCCCGCCTGGACAGGGCACTGAAAAAAATGGAAGTCATATTACAGTGA
- a CDS encoding helix-turn-helix transcriptional regulator codes for METKIRELRKARKLSQEELAFAVGTTRQTITSIEVGKYTASLVLAYKIAHYFGLTIEEVFDFSDVDAANKEE; via the coding sequence TTGGAGACCAAGATACGTGAACTGCGGAAAGCCCGCAAACTCTCCCAGGAGGAGCTTGCCTTCGCAGTGGGAACCACAAGACAGACCATCACATCCATCGAGGTGGGCAAATATACCGCCTCCCTGGTCCTGGCCTACAAAATAGCACATTACTTCGGCCTGACCATTGAAGAAGTTTTTGACTTTTCAGATGTGGACGCAGCCAATAAGGAGGAGTAA
- a CDS encoding aminopeptidase: MDERIKKLAYGLVNDSCGVQAGEKVYIHYTGYTTTELAKQIIREVYRAGGTPFPHFTDPKVQREMLLHCTKEQIELMAKVDREEMEAMDCYIGVRGADNITELSDVPAENMAVYDKYYNTPVHHEVRVAKTRWVVLRYPNDAMAQLSGTSTEAFEDFYFDVCTLDYRKMGKAMEGLVEYMQRTDRVRITAPGTELTFSIKDIPVIPCSGQSNIPDGEVFTAPVRDSVNGTIRYNAASSYQGFVFENVTLTFENGKIIKAEANDTERINGIFDMDEGARYVGEFAIGMNPFILHPMKDILFDEKIQGSIHFTPGSCYDDAWNGNVSAIHWDLVLIQRPEYGGGEIYFDDVLIRKDGRFVVPELEALNPENLK; this comes from the coding sequence ATGGATGAGAGAATCAAGAAACTGGCTTATGGACTTGTAAATGATTCCTGCGGTGTGCAGGCGGGAGAAAAGGTCTATATCCATTATACAGGATATACAACTACAGAGCTGGCAAAGCAGATTATCCGGGAAGTGTACCGGGCAGGAGGGACTCCTTTTCCGCATTTTACAGACCCCAAGGTTCAGAGAGAGATGCTGCTCCACTGTACCAAAGAGCAGATTGAGCTTATGGCAAAGGTGGACAGGGAAGAGATGGAGGCTATGGACTGCTATATTGGTGTGCGGGGAGCAGACAACATTACGGAGTTGTCTGATGTTCCCGCGGAAAATATGGCTGTCTATGACAAATACTATAATACCCCGGTGCACCATGAAGTGAGGGTGGCTAAAACCAGATGGGTTGTTCTCCGTTATCCGAATGATGCCATGGCACAGTTATCCGGCACCAGTACGGAAGCCTTTGAGGACTTTTATTTCGATGTGTGCACCCTGGATTACCGAAAGATGGGAAAAGCCATGGAGGGACTGGTGGAGTACATGCAGCGTACAGACCGGGTGCGGATCACGGCTCCCGGTACGGAACTGACTTTTTCCATCAAGGATATACCTGTGATCCCGTGCAGCGGTCAGAGCAACATTCCCGACGGCGAGGTATTTACAGCACCTGTCCGGGATTCTGTCAATGGAACGATTCGCTACAATGCGGCGTCCTCTTATCAGGGGTTTGTATTTGAGAATGTAACCCTCACCTTTGAGAACGGAAAGATCATAAAGGCAGAGGCCAACGACACAGAGAGGATCAATGGGATTTTTGATATGGATGAGGGTGCCCGGTATGTGGGAGAGTTTGCCATAGGGATGAATCCGTTTATCCTGCATCCAATGAAGGATATCCTGTTTGACGAGAAGATCCAGGGTTCCATTCATTTTACACCGGGAAGCTGTTATGATGACGCGTGGAACGGCAATGTCTCAGCTATCCACTGGGATTTAGTGCTGATCCAGAGACCGGAGTACGGCGGCGGGGAGATTTATTTTGATGATGTGCTCATACGGAAGGACGGGCGCTTTGTGGTCCCTGAACTGGAAGCGCTGAATCCGGAGAACCTTAAATAG
- a CDS encoding beta-propeller domain-containing protein — MKDENFNDKQMQEENKNREIMHRIKESAEKEKIPESLNPDNLDDLLKQGERSKNKSGKWRVAAADYAFRYRKAAAAAACVILVIAAVNFMPLMDFSTKSDDKAMSAQSMDTSSEQAAGEAGTEDTSASEAGAEEKKESGETAKADEAEAGKKPADKEEKEVNSAEGYISGSSYEELYEQIYTETEKAQEAWEQKIQADTRDSGGRLESSADAKSDGTANEMAAAEDSAAGGSGGTAGMKSEYSSTNVRTEGVDEGDIVKTDGSYIYTLTPSGILRIVSADGGDLSVTGQISLEDLTDSIQEMYVDGNTLCVVTSGYDSGLRWQGDETYMVDSREFIHLYTYDITDKSKITLKGTVEQDGGYYSTRKVGNYVYLLSQFYPAYKEETDAAEPRLYVPSVNSELLDSSDVLYPAIPQRESGQLVISSVNLKDPDKIQESKSLIGASGRCYVSKESIYIFGEDYTGEEMRTRIVRFSYKDGEIQARAAGEVNGSINDTFSMDEYDGCLRVVATRYKDGWWGGSMSNSLYVLDDKLKMLGKVEDLAKGEQIYSARFMGNTGYFVTYRQVDPLFSVDLTDPADPKVLGELKVTGFSEYLHFYGENKLLGIGWETDPDTGERKGLKLSMFDISNPAEVKEIDKMVLKNVEFCQAMEDYKTILIDPEENILGFPMGVYDKTTYDLQGYYGVFTYNPEQGFQKLLYQSMSKWMNVSGYGYMELSEVRSVYIGDTFYLCSSKGISAFDRKEEYKNCGNLEW; from the coding sequence ATGAAGGATGAGAATTTCAATGACAAGCAGATGCAGGAAGAGAATAAAAACCGGGAAATCATGCACAGGATCAAAGAGTCTGCTGAGAAAGAGAAGATTCCAGAGAGCTTAAATCCGGACAATCTGGATGATCTGCTGAAACAAGGGGAAAGATCAAAAAATAAATCCGGGAAGTGGAGAGTGGCAGCAGCAGATTATGCTTTCCGCTATAGGAAGGCAGCAGCAGCGGCGGCCTGCGTGATCCTGGTGATCGCCGCAGTAAACTTTATGCCTCTTATGGACTTTAGTACAAAGAGTGACGACAAAGCCATGAGTGCACAGTCCATGGATACATCCTCTGAGCAGGCGGCAGGAGAAGCCGGAACGGAAGACACCTCTGCTTCTGAGGCAGGTGCAGAGGAGAAGAAGGAGTCTGGGGAAACAGCAAAAGCAGATGAGGCAGAAGCCGGGAAGAAGCCGGCGGATAAGGAAGAGAAGGAAGTAAACTCAGCGGAAGGATACATATCCGGAAGCAGTTACGAAGAACTGTATGAGCAGATTTATACAGAGACAGAAAAAGCCCAGGAGGCATGGGAACAGAAGATACAGGCAGATACCCGGGACAGCGGGGGGCGGCTTGAAAGCAGCGCTGATGCCAAAAGTGATGGGACAGCCAATGAAATGGCTGCTGCAGAAGACTCAGCAGCCGGTGGATCAGGAGGCACTGCAGGTATGAAATCCGAGTATTCATCCACGAATGTCCGTACAGAAGGTGTGGATGAAGGCGATATAGTCAAGACAGACGGCAGCTATATTTATACACTGACGCCTTCCGGTATTCTGCGCATTGTGTCGGCAGACGGAGGTGACTTGTCTGTGACAGGCCAGATTTCACTGGAGGATCTTACGGATTCCATACAGGAGATGTATGTTGACGGCAATACACTCTGCGTGGTCACCAGCGGATATGATTCCGGCCTGCGCTGGCAGGGGGATGAGACCTACATGGTGGACAGCCGGGAGTTTATACATCTGTACACATATGACATTACAGATAAGAGCAAAATAACCCTGAAGGGTACTGTGGAGCAGGACGGCGGATATTATTCCACCAGAAAAGTGGGGAATTATGTGTATCTCCTCTCACAGTTCTATCCGGCCTATAAGGAGGAAACAGACGCGGCGGAGCCAAGACTCTATGTGCCTTCCGTGAACAGTGAACTTCTGGACAGTTCGGATGTGCTCTATCCGGCTATACCGCAGAGGGAGAGCGGGCAGCTGGTGATCTCCTCCGTGAACCTGAAGGATCCGGATAAGATACAGGAGAGCAAATCTTTGATCGGGGCATCCGGCAGGTGCTATGTGAGCAAAGAGAGCATTTATATTTTCGGGGAGGATTACACAGGTGAGGAGATGCGCACCAGAATCGTGCGGTTTTCCTACAAGGACGGAGAGATACAGGCAAGGGCAGCAGGAGAAGTGAACGGGAGTATTAACGATACATTTTCCATGGACGAATATGACGGCTGTCTGAGAGTTGTGGCTACCAGATACAAGGACGGATGGTGGGGCGGAAGCATGAGCAACAGCCTGTATGTACTGGATGATAAACTGAAAATGCTGGGCAAAGTGGAAGACCTGGCAAAAGGGGAGCAGATTTATTCCGCCAGATTTATGGGCAATACAGGTTACTTTGTCACATACAGGCAGGTGGACCCGCTGTTTTCCGTTGACCTGACAGACCCGGCAGATCCCAAGGTACTAGGAGAACTGAAAGTGACCGGTTTTTCCGAATATCTGCACTTTTACGGGGAGAATAAGCTCCTGGGAATCGGATGGGAGACAGACCCGGATACAGGGGAACGGAAGGGATTGAAGCTCTCTATGTTCGATATCTCGAATCCGGCGGAGGTAAAGGAGATTGACAAGATGGTGCTGAAGAATGTGGAGTTCTGTCAGGCCATGGAGGATTACAAGACAATACTCATTGACCCGGAGGAGAATATCCTGGGATTTCCAATGGGAGTATATGATAAAACCACCTATGACCTGCAGGGCTATTACGGAGTATTTACTTACAATCCTGAGCAGGGCTTCCAAAAGCTTCTGTACCAGAGTATGAGCAAATGGATGAACGTTTCCGGTTACGGATATATGGAATTGTCCGAGGTGCGCAGCGTCTATATTGGTGACACGTTCTATCTGTGCAGCAGTAAAGGGATCAGTGCTTTTGACAGAAAGGAAGAGTATAAAAACTGCGGAAATCTGGAGTGGTAG